Proteins from one Fragaria vesca subsp. vesca linkage group LG6, FraVesHawaii_1.0, whole genome shotgun sequence genomic window:
- the LOC101292323 gene encoding uncharacterized protein LOC101292323, producing the protein MKRVLTTPWKKEPEVVFEDLEWTRVKVELEDHDRKTAINAIEDVLEKVQEDCDKRHVLFLITYVVQQELFKSREIDVQTVQKVASFYPRCVEIDDDDKDDYNWLTVYDDFKLSADKVGDADEGDVADAADQSDVTDAADEDMEVDDVDVDVDDDDVDDDIDDDVNDDIDDDVDDVDDDIDDVDDGDAADEAGIADPADEAGIADAAAEDNAFLNFLKKREKREAKDFEEAGVNELKRQSTIMGCSLKKGQEKEILRVLIAFFAKQNFRIVDEYRMEMCVEDFMSRVKGYISSTCTLKDPSTVLKAVQIVKKKIMADADPAVHQQLENNTVPTNEEGTSECEIATTFNLPEQDEICLTPPDCENTKTEDCWFATPMNQPEQEQKNMDDVNFCLTTLWEDMKTGECARNRSKRKLAQL; encoded by the exons ATGAAGAGAGTCTTGACCACGCCGTGGAAAAAGGAGCCGGAGGTCGTGTTTGAGGATCTCGAATGGACGCGGGTGAAGGTCGAACTTGAGGACCATGACCGCAAAACGGCCATCAATGCCATCGAAGATGTCCTCGAAAAAGTACAGGAAGATTGTGATAAGCGACATGTACTCTTCCTAATCACCTACGTCGTCCAACAGGAACTTTTTAAATCAAGGGAGATAGACGTGCAGACAGTACAAAAAGTTGCATCGTTTTACCCACGGTGCGTGGAGATTGACGACGACGACAAGGACGATTACAACTGGCTGACGGTGTATGATGATTTTAAACTGTCAGCGGATAAGGTGGGGGATGCTGATGAGGGTGATGTTGCTGATGCTGCGGATCAGAGTGATGTTACTGACGCTGCGGATGAGGATATGGAGGTTGATGATGTTGATGTTGATGTTGATGATGATGATGTTGATGATGATATTGATGATGATGTTAATGATGATATTGATGATGATGTTGATGATGTTGATGATGATATTGATGATGTTGATGATGGTGATGCTGCGGATGAGGCTGGTATTGCCGACCCTGCGGATGAGGCTGGTATTGCCGACGCTGCGGCTGAGGATAATGCGTTTTTAAATTTTCTGAAAAAGAGAGAAAAGAGAGAAGCCAAGGATTTTGAAGAAGCAGGGGTGAATGAATTGAAGCGACAGAGCACTATTATGGGTTGCAGTCTGAAAAAAGGCCAAGAGAAGGAGATCCTCAGGGTACTGATTGCATTCTTTGCCAAACAAAATTTCAGAATTGTTGACGAGTATAGGATGGAAATGTGCGTTGAAGATTTCATGTCACGTGTCAAAGGTTATATTTCTAGTACTTGCACCCTCAAAGACCCAAGTACGGTTCTCAAAGCCGTTCAGATTGTGAAGAAGAAGATTATGGCTGATGCTGATCCTGCTGTTCATCAACAG TTGGAAAACAATACTGTACCAACTAATGAAGAAGGGACGTCTGAATGCGAGATTGCAACCACCTTTAACCTGCCAGAACAAGATGAAATCTGCCTCACACCGCC GGACTGTGAAAATACCAAAACTGAAGACTGCTGGTTTGCGACTCCTATGAACCAGCCAGAACAAGAACAGAAAAATATGGACGATGTTAACTTCTGCCTCACAAC ACTATGGGAAGATATGAAAACGGGAGAATGTGCTAGGAACAGATCTAAGAGAAAGCTCGCTCAGCTTTAA